The following proteins are encoded in a genomic region of Rhodothermales bacterium:
- the arsM gene encoding arsenite methyltransferase, whose amino-acid sequence MLLSETQSPEELRAHVRATYAGIVTSTGAKGCGCGCGTTEVVSFVGDSYEDVAGYEPVADLKLGCGVPTHLADIRPGDTVLDLGSGAGIDAFIARSIVGDEGTVVGVDMTPEMVARARANAEKLGYRNVRFLLGEIEALPVKDASVDVVISNCVLNLVPDKAEAFAEMYRVTRPGGHFCVSDIVVRGTLPASIRQSAEAYAGCVAGAQEMDVYLDLLRAQGFVDVTVLEERPIAVPDDLLRSAPRADVEAFHAGGGSIVSITVTGKRTITD is encoded by the coding sequence ATGTTGTTAAGCGAAACCCAATCCCCCGAAGAACTCCGCGCCCATGTGCGCGCCACCTACGCCGGCATCGTCACCAGCACCGGGGCCAAGGGCTGCGGCTGCGGGTGCGGCACGACGGAGGTAGTGTCGTTTGTCGGCGACTCCTACGAAGACGTCGCCGGTTATGAACCCGTGGCCGACCTCAAGCTCGGCTGCGGCGTCCCAACGCATCTGGCCGATATCCGGCCGGGCGACACGGTGCTGGACCTCGGCTCCGGCGCCGGCATCGACGCCTTTATCGCCCGCTCGATCGTCGGCGACGAAGGCACGGTGGTCGGGGTCGACATGACGCCCGAGATGGTGGCCCGCGCCCGCGCCAATGCGGAAAAACTCGGCTACCGGAATGTGCGATTTTTACTGGGCGAGATCGAGGCGTTGCCCGTGAAGGACGCCTCGGTGGATGTCGTGATCAGCAACTGCGTCCTCAACCTGGTGCCCGACAAAGCCGAGGCCTTCGCCGAGATGTATCGCGTGACGCGGCCCGGCGGCCACTTCTGCGTATCCGACATCGTCGTCCGGGGAACGCTGCCGGCTTCCATTCGTCAATCCGCTGAAGCCTACGCCGGCTGCGTGGCCGGCGCGCAGGAGATGGACGTCTATCTCGATCTCTTACGCGCGCAGGGATTTGTGGATGTGACCGTCCTCGAAGAGCGGCCGATCGCCGTACCGGACGACCTACTCCGGTCCGCCCCCCGGGCCGATGTAGAGGCCTTCCACGCCGGCGGCGGCTCGATCGTTAGCATCACGGTGACGGGCAAACGCACGATTACGGATTAA
- a CDS encoding DUF599 domain-containing protein, producing the protein MSDHIQDIVGITVSILLLAAYFISSTIRGRRHPGRTMQNANQVIRALWVRHILEDTASRSLLAIQTLRNSTMAATFFATTAVLLMIGTLNLSGQADRFMPALEQTGLLTPSHTGLWLVKVLLLTGNLFVAFFAFAMSVRLFNHVGYQLSVPAEMRSGLIDEEAIVRYMVRAGGYYSFGMRAYFVAVPLTFWLFGPMFLLASTVVVVGVLYIMDRVPHAHD; encoded by the coding sequence GTGAGCGATCACATCCAGGATATCGTCGGCATTACGGTCAGCATCCTGCTGCTGGCGGCCTATTTCATTTCATCGACGATCCGCGGCCGGCGCCATCCGGGGCGGACGATGCAGAACGCGAACCAGGTCATCCGGGCGCTGTGGGTGCGGCACATCCTGGAGGACACGGCCTCCCGCTCGCTGCTGGCGATCCAGACGCTGCGAAACTCGACGATGGCGGCGACGTTTTTCGCCACGACCGCGGTGCTGCTGATGATCGGCACACTCAACCTGTCGGGCCAGGCAGATCGCTTCATGCCGGCGCTTGAGCAGACGGGGCTCCTCACGCCCTCCCACACGGGTCTGTGGTTGGTGAAGGTGCTGTTGCTCACGGGCAATCTATTCGTGGCGTTTTTTGCGTTCGCCATGTCCGTCCGCCTCTTCAACCATGTCGGCTACCAGTTGAGCGTGCCGGCCGAGATGCGATCCGGACTGATCGACGAAGAGGCCATCGTCCGCTACATGGTCCGGGCCGGGGGCTATTACTCCTTCGGGATGCGTGCCTACTTCGTCGCCGTGCCGCTCACCTTCTGGCTGTTCGGGCCCATGTTTTTGCTGGCGTCGACGGTCGTGGTGGTCGGGGTGTTGTATATCATGGATCGGGTGCCCCACGCGCACGATTGA
- a CDS encoding metalloregulator ArsR/SmtB family transcription factor, translating into MAHSKSDQFPAGDIQLAEWAKALAHPARVAVLKVLAERKSCICGEIVDVLPLAQATVSQHLKALKEAGFVHGTIDGPRSCYCLNTESLQRAREALGALFDHLDQASSCC; encoded by the coding sequence ATGGCACACTCAAAAAGCGATCAGTTTCCAGCCGGCGACATCCAGCTGGCCGAATGGGCGAAGGCGCTGGCGCACCCGGCCCGCGTGGCGGTGCTGAAGGTCCTGGCGGAGCGGAAGTCCTGCATCTGCGGTGAGATTGTCGACGTCTTGCCACTTGCCCAGGCGACCGTATCCCAGCACCTCAAGGCGCTGAAGGAAGCGGGCTTCGTCCACGGTACGATCGACGGGCCGCGGTCGTGTTACTGTCTGAATACCGAATCACTCCAACGCGCCCGCGAAGCGCTGGGCGCCTTGTTCGATCATCTAGACCAGGCATCCTCATGTTGTTAA
- the trxA gene encoding thioredoxin, with amino-acid sequence MTYDVTDFQAEVIDASFEQPVVVDFWAPWCGPCRVLGPVLERLAGEAAGRWKLAKVNTDEQPELSMQFGIRGIPAVKMIANGQVVDEFVGAKPEHEVRRWLDEAISSPDRLDVALARQWLQAGEASRAEEVLDALLEQQPDHAEARFLLAQLVAARDLAQAAELLEGVEPPDAAGLQFKEGIAALASTSELAADPAALPDGPARTEYADAATALVAGDLDTALGRFIAVIMRDRYYLDDASRKACLALFAVLGPHHPLTQKHRRMFEMALY; translated from the coding sequence ATGACCTACGATGTGACCGATTTTCAGGCGGAGGTGATCGACGCCAGTTTTGAGCAGCCGGTGGTGGTCGACTTCTGGGCGCCCTGGTGCGGGCCCTGCCGGGTGCTCGGGCCGGTGCTCGAGCGGCTCGCCGGCGAAGCGGCCGGCCGCTGGAAGCTCGCGAAAGTGAATACGGACGAGCAGCCGGAGCTCTCGATGCAGTTTGGCATCCGCGGCATCCCGGCCGTCAAGATGATCGCCAACGGCCAGGTGGTGGACGAGTTCGTCGGCGCCAAACCCGAGCACGAAGTGCGCCGCTGGCTCGATGAGGCCATCTCGTCGCCCGACCGCCTGGATGTCGCCCTCGCGCGGCAGTGGCTCCAGGCCGGCGAGGCGTCGCGCGCCGAAGAAGTCCTCGATGCGCTACTCGAACAACAGCCGGACCACGCGGAGGCCCGCTTCCTCCTGGCGCAACTCGTCGCCGCGCGCGACCTCGCGCAGGCCGCCGAACTCCTCGAAGGCGTGGAGCCGCCGGACGCTGCCGGCCTCCAGTTCAAGGAGGGCATCGCCGCCCTTGCTTCCACCAGCGAGCTGGCCGCCGACCCCGCCGCATTACCCGATGGTCCCGCACGCACCGAGTATGCTGATGCCGCCACTGCCCTTGTGGCCGGCGACCTCGACACGGCCCTCGGCCGCTTCATCGCGGTCATCATGCGGGATCGTTATTACCTCGACGACGCCTCGCGCAAGGCCTGCCTCGCCCTCTTCGCGGTGCTTGGGCCTCACCACCCCCTCACCCAAAAACACCGCCGGATGTTCGAAATGGCGCTATATTAA
- a CDS encoding pepsin/retropepsin-like aspartic protease family protein — protein sequence MVGVIGILLAVLLTGMGRADPASRAFGEEDGPWAGQIVFPASTHLFLLSPAAAGMPAELSLPGEQGLPPMPLRQASTAGGRVTFSLTWLETEYRFEGVIDGARMAGRVEALVPNRLLGVSLGNRVVVRGTWEADRIDANPPALLVERLRARSLPPGGIQFTEWLDRIEPGKGRMGVRHMYLADGRYLLRDAATDAPQEGFDGARYWRMRPDGLSEFVAPPESDRLRMLALLRSGAWQSDGVEIDVEVEGIDEATGDVALFLRPLRGRVGARVWVDGATHAPLRAVMEDEQGVIELTFDGHRDAGDFHSFPDGWAIMQYGRQTTSRLSEPAAATGGGAFENPGIRPRASFAAQGPAYVDVETGKGQKGHHFVLPQIDGYTAGWFLVDSGASDLVIDREIADRIGMPVIRDLGAGVTLRQGKLLRLGRLTLVNPVFIARDLTELTGPEGRDRAGILGFPLFQSAVVAIEYPNDRIALHDPAAYRLPAGGDWAPMSVEARPSIEARVDADYAGRFVVDTGKSARISFRSAFAARHRLLDNRSLELTPTETFYGDTFEYRSRLSTVQFAGYRFRDPLFHVKIPGTFNSAGSYDGIIGRGFLNNFTVVFDYRNERIAFIR from the coding sequence ATGGTCGGTGTCATCGGGATCCTCCTGGCCGTCCTCCTGACTGGGATGGGCCGTGCGGATCCGGCGTCCAGAGCATTTGGAGAAGAAGACGGTCCGTGGGCCGGCCAGATTGTTTTCCCCGCATCCACCCATCTTTTTCTGTTGTCCCCGGCCGCCGCAGGCATGCCGGCCGAACTGTCGCTCCCCGGCGAACAGGGCCTACCACCCATGCCGCTGCGCCAGGCGTCCACGGCCGGCGGTCGTGTGACGTTCAGCCTCACCTGGCTGGAAACGGAGTACCGATTCGAAGGGGTCATCGACGGCGCGCGTATGGCCGGCCGGGTGGAAGCGCTCGTGCCCAATCGCCTACTCGGCGTCTCGCTGGGCAACCGGGTGGTGGTCCGCGGAACCTGGGAGGCGGACCGTATAGACGCCAACCCGCCGGCACTGCTGGTCGAGCGGCTGCGCGCCCGATCGCTTCCACCGGGAGGGATTCAGTTCACCGAATGGCTGGATCGGATCGAGCCCGGCAAAGGGCGTATGGGTGTCCGGCATATGTACCTCGCCGATGGCCGCTACCTGCTCCGCGACGCCGCGACCGACGCCCCTCAGGAGGGATTCGACGGCGCCCGGTACTGGCGGATGCGGCCGGACGGACTCAGCGAATTCGTGGCGCCGCCCGAATCCGATCGGCTTCGTATGCTGGCCCTGCTGCGCAGCGGCGCCTGGCAGTCCGATGGGGTCGAAATCGACGTCGAGGTGGAAGGCATCGACGAGGCCACCGGGGATGTCGCGCTGTTCCTGCGTCCGTTGCGTGGCCGGGTGGGCGCGCGGGTGTGGGTGGATGGGGCTACGCACGCGCCTCTTAGGGCGGTCATGGAAGACGAGCAGGGCGTGATCGAACTGACCTTTGACGGTCACCGAGACGCCGGCGACTTCCACTCGTTTCCTGACGGCTGGGCGATCATGCAGTATGGCCGGCAGACGACCTCTCGCCTGAGTGAGCCCGCGGCCGCAACGGGCGGGGGCGCGTTCGAAAACCCGGGGATCCGACCCAGGGCCTCGTTTGCGGCGCAAGGGCCGGCGTATGTCGATGTCGAAACCGGCAAGGGCCAGAAAGGCCATCACTTCGTCCTCCCCCAGATTGACGGCTACACGGCCGGCTGGTTTCTGGTGGACAGCGGCGCGAGCGATCTGGTGATCGACCGAGAGATCGCCGACCGGATCGGGATGCCGGTCATTCGCGACCTGGGTGCGGGCGTGACGCTACGCCAGGGGAAACTCCTTCGTCTGGGCCGTCTCACCCTCGTGAATCCTGTGTTTATCGCGCGGGATCTCACCGAGCTCACCGGTCCGGAGGGCCGCGACCGCGCCGGCATCCTGGGTTTCCCGCTCTTCCAGAGCGCCGTAGTGGCCATCGAGTATCCGAACGACCGGATCGCGCTGCACGACCCGGCCGCGTACCGGCTGCCGGCCGGTGGCGACTGGGCGCCGATGTCCGTCGAAGCCCGCCCGTCCATCGAGGCGCGGGTCGATGCCGACTATGCCGGGCGGTTCGTAGTGGACACCGGGAAGTCTGCCCGGATTAGCTTCCGAAGCGCGTTCGCCGCACGGCACCGACTGCTGGACAACCGATCGCTGGAGCTCACCCCGACGGAGACGTTTTACGGCGACACCTTCGAGTACCGATCCCGGCTTTCTACCGTGCAGTTCGCCGGCTATCGCTTCCGCGATCCCCTCTTCCACGTGAAGATCCCCGGCACCTTCAACAGCGCCGGCAGCTACGACGGCATCATCGGCCGGGGTTTCCTGAATAATTTTACGGTCGTGTTCGATTACCGCAACGAGCGGATCGCATTTATCCGGTGA